Sequence from the Priestia megaterium genome:
TCTTCGTCATTTGTTGCATTTAAAATACGAACGTAGGCGTTGCTTACCTGGCCGAAGTTTTGACCGCGTGCTTCCGCTTCATGAATGGTAATGGTAAACGCGATACGTTCAATAGATTGAGGCACATTTTTCAAATCTACTTGAACCTGCTCATCGTCTCCTTCACCTACGCCTGTACGGTTATCTCCGGTATGCTCAACCGCTCCGTTTGCACCCGTCGTATTATTGTAAAAAATAAAATCAGATTCTGAAGCACATTTTCCCGCTCCGTTTAATAAAAAGACAGATGAATCTAAATCAAAATCGTTTCCACCATCATACTTATTTACATCCCATCCAAGACCTACTACTACGTTTGTTAATCCTGGATTCGTTTTTGTTAAATCTACTTTTTGTCCTTTTGAAAGATTAATAGCCATTTCGTTTCCCTCTTTTCAAGTTGTTTATTTTGTATATTTATTTGCAATTTCTCCTAATCCGGTATCTCTCGTTGCATCTCCAGTTGCTGAAAACTTCCATTCATTCCCGTCTCGGTAAATTTCACCTGCAAATAGAGCGGTTGCTCCTGAATGGTCTTCAGATAGATTAAAGTAGACAAGCTCTTCGTTTTTAGCGCTGTCTACAACGCGAATAAACGCATTTTTAATCATACCGAAATCTTGGTTTCGCTCAACACACTGATAGATGTTGACCACAAACACAAGTTTATGTACGTTTCCAGGAACCTTTTTTAAATCAACAAAAATTTGTTCATCGTCTCCTTCACCTGCTCCGGTAAGGTTATCGCCTGAATGCTTAACGCTCCCGCAGTTACTGTGACGATTTCCAAAATACACAACGGCTGAGTTACTTACAAGCTTATCGTTTGAATTTAGCATAAGAACAGATGCATCACAGTCGATACTTGGTCCGTTTCTTCCGAAACCAAAAAAGCTGCGTTTTTTTACAGGATCCCATCCTAATCCAACTGTAATAGAAGATAGGCCTTCTCTTCCTTTTGTTAAATCAATTTTTTGACCTTTTTGTAGATTAATAGCCACTTTTATTTACTCCTTTACTGTAACGAACACATTCTTTTTAAGGTTCTATATAGTTCTATATCATAGCGCAGATAAATGAAAAAATAGTGAAATCTTTTATACCATTTTTAACGTTTACGTAAATCTTCTTTCCATGGAAAGAATACCACAATTTGGTGATTTCTTCAAAAATTAAGCTGTCTGTTATGGCGTAAATTAATTGATTTAAAGTTTGAAAGTGAAGATAATCTACTAAAAAAAGACTGTCTCTAAACCGGAAATCCGAGTTATGAGACAGTCTTTTTTGGCTTATTGAGCTATTTTTAAAGTAGGTTCTTGCTGTTCAGCTGTTTTAGCAGCTGCCACGTTTTGAATACGGCCTTCAGCTTGGTATTCAAACGGGCTGTTAAGTGTTTTAATATAGTTTACCGTTGCCTGTAAATCTTCTGGTCCCACTTCCATATCTGAAGAAAGTGCGCCAATACCGTATTTTTCATTTCCGTACATATAGTTATTGACTACTACTGTGTATTCTTTTTCTTTGTCAATTTTACTTCCATCTGGAAGCGTGATATCGACTACTTTATTCGTGCTTCCATCCCACGTATAGTTAAAGCCTGCAATATGGAAATCTAGTCCGGATGATGTAATTTGATTGTTTAACACCGTTTCTAAATCCGCTCCGCTTAGCTTTACTTTATTTAAGACGTTGCCAAACGGCTGAATCGCAAACAAATCACCATATGTCACGTCACCAGCACCAAGCTGTGAACGAACGCCTCCGCCATTCATTAAAGCAAAGTCAGCGTTCATTTCTGCTTTCATACCGTCAGCAATTAAGTTTCCAAGCGCGATATCGCCTGTTGGCCCGCTAGACGGATAGCCTTTTGCCAAATCTGTAGATGACTTCCCAACCACTTCTGCTTTAATAGGTGCTGCTAAGTCTTCGTACTTTTTCATAATGCTTGAAACTTCAGGATCTGGCGTATAGTCTTTCTGATACACGGTCACAATTTTTGCATCTTTTTTTACGACGTCACCCGTATTATCAATTTCAACATCTACGTCAGAAAACGCTGAACCGTATGAATAAGCTTGAACAATTAGTTTGTCATCTACTACTTTGTTATTGTATACGTGATTGTGAGCTGAAAAGATAACGTCAACTTCATCATCAACTTTTTTAGCTATATCCGCTGCATCAAATTCAGTAGGTGTACCGTTTTGATTAGATGGATTATGAGCAAGTACCACAATTGCTTTGATACCTTGCTTTTTCAACTCTGCAGTATATTTATCAATCGCTTCTGCTTCGTCTGTAATTTTTAAGTTTTCATTTCCTTTACGAACGATCATGCTTGGCGTTTCTTGTGTTACAACGCCGATGAAGCCGATTTTCTTGCCGCCTACTTCTTTTATTGCATAAGGTTCTGTAATTAATTTATTAGTTGAAGTATCATAAGCATTTGCCGCTACAACCGGGAAATTCATGCCGTCGTAGCCTTTTGTTCCTTTCGTATGATCTCCGCCTTCAATCATACGATGAAGCTCAGCAATGCCTTCATCAAACTCATGATTTCCAAGCGTGCCTACATCAAAGCCAAGTGATTCCATCACTTCAACCGTTGGCTCATCTTGAAACAGCGCTGAAACTAACGGGCTTCCGCCAATCATATCTCCTGCATGAACTAAAAGCGTATTCGGATTTTCTGCTTCTTGTTTACGGATAGCTGCTGCTGTATATTTCATATTTCCAGCTAAAAGCGTTTGGCCATTTGAATTGATTTTTGTATCTGTATCGAGCTGACCATGCAGGTCGTTCATCCCTAACAGCTGAATCTTTGTATTATCTTTTGATTCGCCGTTTAAATTAATTTTGTAAATACCAAATCCTTTGTCATCCGTTTTATTTGTATACGTAATGTTACTTCCTTCAGTTAAATAGCTTTCTCCGCGCGGTGAGCTTGTGAACGTCACGTTAGCCGTTCCGTTAATTGGTGCAATGGACCAGTTATCGTCAGCTGTTGGCGTGATTTCTTTTTGCTCTGTAATGTAGTCCATTAAAATTTGACGGTTTTCATCCGCTGAATCCACTACAAGCTCGCTTCCTTTGAGACCAGGGAAATTTCCACCTCCGCCAGCTCGGTAGTTATTTGTCACAACGATAAACTCTTGGTTTGGATCAACAGGTTTACCGTTATACGTTAAGTTAACAACGCGGCTTGAATCTTCGTGAATCACGTTTCCATTCACATCGTATTTTGCTGGTTTTGTTACGTCGATTTGGTATTGAACGCCGTCAATGACGTCAAAATTGTAAACAGGGAAGCTTGGGTTTAATAATTCCTGCTCTTCTGTTTTATTCGGTGTAATTTGATTAAATTTACCCGCAGACATTTCAATCCAGTCTTTTACAACAGAACCTTTTACTTTAACGGCTTTTAATGTGTTGTCATATAGATACAGGTCGCCAGCGCTTCGAATTGTTAAGTCACCTTTTTTAATTTCCGTATATTCATCTACGCCGTTTCTTCCTGCTTTAAAAGGTGCTCCGACTGATAAAATTGGAAGGTCTTTATATTCCGGCTTGTTTTGAGAAACGTATTTTTCTACGTAATCTTTTTGTGCGTTTGTCACAACTTGAATAGATGGATCATCTTGCACAAGAGAAAAATAGCTGTGGATATCATCCGTTGTTTTACCGATTGGTGTATTCACATATTTCACCGTTGCATCGTGATCTTTTTGAACTGCTTTAACAACGCCTTTATCCGGTTCTACCGTACTTTGCGTAACCGTTTTCCCTGACGCGTCTTTTACGTCTTTATACGTTTCACGCGTGGATGATTGAGAGCTTACTACTTTCCATTTTCCTTTTTCTTCTTTTAACGTTAAGTCAATTAAACCAAGTGACCCTCCGCCATAACCTGCTTGAACAGCCGGAACGCCGTTGATCGTTCCTTTTGCATTATCAACGCCAGGAAGAGGTTTTTTATCTGCTCCGAGGAACAAACCGTCTAGCGAAGCTTCCGTTTTAGCAGGGAAGACTTTATGCGTGTGTGAAAACGTAATAGCATCAATGCCTTTTACTTCACTTAATGAGTAAATGACATCTTCCGTATTTTGCTTGTTGCCGCTAAATCCAGAGTGAGCCATTGCAACAACTACGTCCGCACCTTTTTTCTTCATTTCTGGAATGTACTTATTGGCTGTTTCAACAATACCTTTTGTAATGACTTTTCCATCAAGATTTGCTTTATCCCAGTCGTTGATTTGAGGAGGCACAAAGCCAATAAAACCCACTTTAATCGTTCGTTTCTTACCGTTTTCATCAACAACTTTTTTATTCATAATTTTATACGGCGTAAATTTGTTTTTGTCGTTTTTCGGGTTGTTGTCATGATCGTCAACGTAGACATTGGCATTTATGTAAGGGAAGTTCGCATCGTTGTAGGCTTCTTTTAAGAAGTCTAATCCATAGTTGAACTCATGATTTCCAAGCGTTGCAATATCATAATCCAGCTGATTCATCGCTTTAAATACAGGATGAACTTCGCCTTTTTTTGACGGATCAATCTTGGCTTTATACGTGCCTAGAGGGGTTCCTTGAATGAGGTCTCCGTTATCTACTAATAAGCTGTTTTTTACTTCTTTTCGAGCATTTTTAATTAAAGTAGCGGTTTTAGCTAAACCCACTTTTTCATAAGGAGCGTCTTTGAAATAATCATAGTTTAATAGATTTGTATGAACATCAGTTGTTTCCATCAGGCGTATGTTCACAAGCGCATCTTTTTTATTGTGGCCTTGATGCTTGCTTTGCTGTGAGCTTTGTCCTGGATGACGTTCTTCCGCTCCT
This genomic interval carries:
- a CDS encoding TerD family protein, whose protein sequence is MAINLSKGQKVDLTKTNPGLTNVVVGLGWDVNKYDGGNDFDLDSSVFLLNGAGKCASESDFIFYNNTTGANGAVEHTGDNRTGVGEGDDEQVQVDLKNVPQSIERIAFTITIHEAEARGQNFGQVSNAYVRILNATNDEELIRYDLGEDFSIETAVVVGELYRHGGEWKFNAIGSGYQGGLAALVNDFGLNA
- a CDS encoding TerD family protein; the encoded protein is MAINLQKGQKIDLTKGREGLSSITVGLGWDPVKKRSFFGFGRNGPSIDCDASVLMLNSNDKLVSNSAVVYFGNRHSNCGSVKHSGDNLTGAGEGDDEQIFVDLKKVPGNVHKLVFVVNIYQCVERNQDFGMIKNAFIRVVDSAKNEELVYFNLSEDHSGATALFAGEIYRDGNEWKFSATGDATRDTGLGEIANKYTK
- a CDS encoding multifunctional 2',3'-cyclic-nucleotide 2'-phosphodiesterase/3'-nucleotidase/5'-nucleotidase, whose translation is MQKNTRSKTKKILSTSLALSLLSMPLLTTQAGAEERHPGQSSQQSKHQGHNKKDALVNIRLMETTDVHTNLLNYDYFKDAPYEKVGLAKTATLIKNARKEVKNSLLVDNGDLIQGTPLGTYKAKIDPSKKGEVHPVFKAMNQLDYDIATLGNHEFNYGLDFLKEAYNDANFPYINANVYVDDHDNNPKNDKNKFTPYKIMNKKVVDENGKKRTIKVGFIGFVPPQINDWDKANLDGKVITKGIVETANKYIPEMKKKGADVVVAMAHSGFSGNKQNTEDVIYSLSEVKGIDAITFSHTHKVFPAKTEASLDGLFLGADKKPLPGVDNAKGTINGVPAVQAGYGGGSLGLIDLTLKEEKGKWKVVSSQSSTRETYKDVKDASGKTVTQSTVEPDKGVVKAVQKDHDATVKYVNTPIGKTTDDIHSYFSLVQDDPSIQVVTNAQKDYVEKYVSQNKPEYKDLPILSVGAPFKAGRNGVDEYTEIKKGDLTIRSAGDLYLYDNTLKAVKVKGSVVKDWIEMSAGKFNQITPNKTEEQELLNPSFPVYNFDVIDGVQYQIDVTKPAKYDVNGNVIHEDSSRVVNLTYNGKPVDPNQEFIVVTNNYRAGGGGNFPGLKGSELVVDSADENRQILMDYITEQKEITPTADDNWSIAPINGTANVTFTSSPRGESYLTEGSNITYTNKTDDKGFGIYKINLNGESKDNTKIQLLGMNDLHGQLDTDTKINSNGQTLLAGNMKYTAAAIRKQEAENPNTLLVHAGDMIGGSPLVSALFQDEPTVEVMESLGFDVGTLGNHEFDEGIAELHRMIEGGDHTKGTKGYDGMNFPVVAANAYDTSTNKLITEPYAIKEVGGKKIGFIGVVTQETPSMIVRKGNENLKITDEAEAIDKYTAELKKQGIKAIVVLAHNPSNQNGTPTEFDAADIAKKVDDEVDVIFSAHNHVYNNKVVDDKLIVQAYSYGSAFSDVDVEIDNTGDVVKKDAKIVTVYQKDYTPDPEVSSIMKKYEDLAAPIKAEVVGKSSTDLAKGYPSSGPTGDIALGNLIADGMKAEMNADFALMNGGGVRSQLGAGDVTYGDLFAIQPFGNVLNKVKLSGADLETVLNNQITSSGLDFHIAGFNYTWDGSTNKVVDITLPDGSKIDKEKEYTVVVNNYMYGNEKYGIGALSSDMEVGPEDLQATVNYIKTLNSPFEYQAEGRIQNVAAAKTAEQQEPTLKIAQ